The window CACCGACGCCGCGCTCGGGGCGGCGCTGGAGGGGCTGCCGCCCGGACCGGGCGGCACCGAGTTCACCCTGGGCGGGGCCGAGCTGGCGAGCGCCGCCCGGCAGGTGGCCCCGGCCGCCGGGCGGGACCCGGCCCATCCCGTGCTGGGCCGTGTGCTCGTGGAGTTCGACCGGGACGAGGTCCGCTTCGTGGCCACCGACCGCTACCGGCTCTCGCTGCGCACCCTGCGGCCCCGTGCCGCGGCCGGGCCGCCGGGGCGACTCCTGATCGACGCCGACACGCTGGTCGCACTCGGGGCGTGGGCCGCCCGGGCCGCGGAGGTGACCCTGGTGGCCCGGCCCGGCGGTGCGCCCCTGACCGTCCGCCATCCGGGCGGCACGCGCGAGGTACCGGTGGCCGGGGGCACCTTCCCCGCCTATCGGGACGTGCTCGCGGGTCTCCCGGAGCCCTCGCACCGGGTGGTCGTGGAGCGGGTTCGGCTGATCGCCGCGCTCGACGCCTGCGGGGACTCCCCCGCCGTCGCCTTGGCACTCGGCCGTGACCGGCTCCTCGTCTCCCTGCCGGACGGGACCCCGGCACCGATCGAGCCGGCCGCGATGCGGGAGGAGCCGGAGCCGGTGCGGATCGGTTTCGACCCCGTCGTGCTGGGCGCGGCCCTGGAGGCCGGGGTGGGGCCCGATGTGCTGCTGGAGTTCTCCGAGGTCACCGGCCCGGTACTGGTCCGCTCCGCCGATCAGGGCAGCTTCACCACCCTGGTGATGCCGGTCGCCCTCCCGCCCACCACCCCGACGCCGCCGAGGACGTCCGCGTGAACCCCGAGAACACCGTCATACGGCTCTGCGCCGATCAGTCGGCCCTGGGCGAGGTGATCGGGCGGCGCGCGACGGCCTGACCGGAGCCGTGCGGGGGCTCTCCGGTGGGGGGACGGGCGCCCTGCGGGCTCAGCCGTCGTACGGGTGCGGCCGGGTCCGCAGGGCGTGGCCGTGGCGGACGCCTTCCAGGAAGGCGGCCTCGTAGGCCTGGTCCCCCAGCGCGCTGCGGGCGGTGCGTTCGCATTCCTCGCGTACGGGGCCCAGTTCGGGGGTGCCGCGCTGCGGATGGCCGACCGCCTGCCAGTACGCGTGGCCCGTTCCGTACGCGTGCGCGGCGCCCGCCTCGTCGCCCGAGGCGGCCCGTGCCGCCGCGAGCAGGTCGAGGCCGAGGGCGGTACCGAAGCTGTCGCCCAGTTCCCGCTTGCTCTCCAGCATGGCGCGGGCGTGGTCCGCGGACTCGTCCGGCCGGCTCTCGAACAGGCAGATCAACGCCAGTTGGTACTCGGCGTAGGACCGCGTCCAGTGCTCGTCGCGAGCGACACAGCCGGACAGCAGCCGCTCGGCTTCCGCGCGGGCGTCCGTGAACAGGCCCAGACCGGTCAGGGCGAACACCCGTACCAGGTGGCAGCGCAGTCGTGGCGCCGAGTCGAAGGGCCGGCCGGGGATGGCCTCCAGGACGTTGTCGGAGACGATGCGCGCGGCCAACGGCCTGCCGGCCAGCAGGTGGCTCAGGCCCAACAGGTAGGCGGCGTCCAGGGCGGGGCCGGGCGTGTGCTCGAACTCGGCGGCCAACGCCTCGCAGGTGACGGCGAGTTGGTGGGCCTGCTCCTTCTCGCCTTGGAGCAACAGGGTGACCCCGAGGGCCCACAGGGAGCGGACCCGCCCCTCAGCGGACACGTCCTGCGGCCGTGCGGTGGACAGCGCGCGCTCCAGGTAGCCGCGGGCCGCGTGCAGGTAGCCGCTGCAGGCCCAGAAGAAGCCGACGCGTCCGGCCAGTTCCAGGGCCTGTCCGGGGGTGGTGGCCAGGGTGTGGTCGAGGGCGGCGCACACGTCGCCATGCGCGTCGGCGATCCTGCGGTAGGCGTCGCGCTGGCCCGGGCCGAGCCAGTCCTGCTCGGCGGCGCGCACCAGGTCCAGGAAGTAGCCTGCGTGCCGGGTCCGCAGGGCCTCGCGTTCCCCGATGGCGTCGAGCCACATGGCTCCGTACTCGCGGATCGTGTCGAGCATCCGGTACGTGACGCCCTCGCCGTCCGCATCTGCGGCGCCGTCGTCGGTGCGGCGTACGACGGACTTGGCGACCAGCGCCGCCAGCAGTGGCCCGGTGTCGGCCTCGGCGAGGGGGGCGGCGGAGCACACAGCGCGTACGGCGGGTTCGTCGAAGGCGCCGCCGAACACGGACAGCCGCAGCCACAGCAGCCGTTCGCGCGGCTCGCACCACTCGTGGCTCCAGCCGATGACGGTGCGCAGGGCGCGGTGGCGGGCAGGCCGGCGGGACCCGCTGCCGGCGAGCGGGCCGATCCGGCGGGCGAGCCGTTCGGCGAGTTCCTCGACGGTGTGGTCCGTCAACTGCGCCGCGGCGAGTTCCAGTGCGAGGGGTACTCCTTCGAGGCGGGCGCAGATGGCCCGGGCGGCCTCGATCCGCTCCTGTTCCCACGGCGGGGCCTGCGCGGGGGCGGCCTCGCCGGCGCGGGCGGCGAACAGGGCGAGGGCCTCCACGGCGTTCGCGTCGTGGGGTAACGGGCCCAGTTCCAGGACGTGTTCCCGCTCCGATGCCAGCGGCTGACGGCTGGTCAGGAGGATGACCAGGTGCGGGGCGGCGTCGAGGAGGTCCTGCACGAGGGAGCGCACGGCGGCGATCAGGTGCTCGCAGCAGTCCAACACGAGGAGCAGCCGGCGCCCGCCGATCCATTGCCGGACCGCTTCGCCGAGGGTGCGGGGGGTGTGGTCGGCGAGGTCGAGCGCGTCGGCGACGGTGTCCACCAGCAGTCGATCGTCGGGCAGGGGCGAGAGGTCGGCCCAGTGGATCCCGTCGGGGAAGGTGTCGCCGGCGCCCGTCTCCAGCGCCCGCCGGACCAGGCGGGACTTCCCGACGCCGCCCGGCCCGGTGAGGGTGATCAGTCGATGTCCGG of the Streptomyces sp. NBC_01426 genome contains:
- a CDS encoding DNA polymerase III subunit beta family protein, whose translation is MDDSTSDLMGIGAFGRRVGLAPSALRFYDDCRVLLPAHVDPVTGYRSYSPDQQPRATLLRGLREAGLALADVVAVLDGTPEEARAVLERHHAAVREARRATDAALGAALEGLPPGPGGTEFTLGGAELASAARQVAPAAGRDPAHPVLGRVLVEFDRDEVRFVATDRYRLSLRTLRPRAAAGPPGRLLIDADTLVALGAWAARAAEVTLVARPGGAPLTVRHPGGTREVPVAGGTFPAYRDVLAGLPEPSHRVVVERVRLIAALDACGDSPAVALALGRDRLLVSLPDGTPAPIEPAAMREEPEPVRIGFDPVVLGAALEAGVGPDVLLEFSEVTGPVLVRSADQGSFTTLVMPVALPPTTPTPPRTSA
- a CDS encoding ATP-binding protein; the encoded protein is MWGHTESSDGGAASFVGRDGELAALEAALAGHRLITLTGPGGVGKSRLVRRALETGAGDTFPDGIHWADLSPLPDDRLLVDTVADALDLADHTPRTLGEAVRQWIGGRRLLLVLDCCEHLIAAVRSLVQDLLDAAPHLVILLTSRQPLASEREHVLELGPLPHDANAVEALALFAARAGEAAPAQAPPWEQERIEAARAICARLEGVPLALELAAAQLTDHTVEELAERLARRIGPLAGSGSRRPARHRALRTVIGWSHEWCEPRERLLWLRLSVFGGAFDEPAVRAVCSAAPLAEADTGPLLAALVAKSVVRRTDDGAADADGEGVTYRMLDTIREYGAMWLDAIGEREALRTRHAGYFLDLVRAAEQDWLGPGQRDAYRRIADAHGDVCAALDHTLATTPGQALELAGRVGFFWACSGYLHAARGYLERALSTARPQDVSAEGRVRSLWALGVTLLLQGEKEQAHQLAVTCEALAAEFEHTPGPALDAAYLLGLSHLLAGRPLAARIVSDNVLEAIPGRPFDSAPRLRCHLVRVFALTGLGLFTDARAEAERLLSGCVARDEHWTRSYAEYQLALICLFESRPDESADHARAMLESKRELGDSFGTALGLDLLAAARAASGDEAGAAHAYGTGHAYWQAVGHPQRGTPELGPVREECERTARSALGDQAYEAAFLEGVRHGHALRTRPHPYDG